The following coding sequences lie in one Salmo salar chromosome ssa13, Ssal_v3.1, whole genome shotgun sequence genomic window:
- the LOC106566289 gene encoding uncharacterized protein DDB_G0271670-like, whose product MGVRGGTGKAESNPLNSTSSSSESNPLNSTSSSSESNPLNSTSSSSESNPFNSTSYCSESNPLNSTSSSSESNPLNSTSSSSVSNPLNSTSYSSESNPLNSTSSSSESNPLNSTSYSSESNPLNSTSSSSESNPLNLLHSESNPLNSTSSSSESNPLNSTSYSSESNPLNSTSSSSESNPLNSTYSSESNPLNSTSSSSESNPLNSTSSSSESNPLNSTSYSSESNPLNSTSSSSESNPLNSTSSSSESNPLNSTSYSSESNPLNSTSYSSESNPLNSTSSSSESNPLNSTSSSSESNPLNSTYSSESNPLNSTSSSESNPLNLLQFRIQPSQLNLLQFRIQPSQLNLLQFRIQPSQLNLLHSESNPLNSTSSSSESNPLNSTYSSESNPLNSTSSSSESNPLNSTSYSSESNSLNSTSSSSESNPLNSTSSSSESNPLNSTSSSSESNPLNSTSYSSESNPLNSTSSSSESNPLNSTSSSSESNPLNSTSSSSESNPLNSTSYSSEFDQTGRD is encoded by the exons ATGGGAGTGCGTGGTGGAACAGGCAAGGCAGAATCCAACCCTCTCAACTCAACCTCCTCCAGTTCAGAATCCAACCCTCTCAACTCAACCTCCTCCAGTTCAGAATCCAACCCTCTCAACTCAACCTCCTCCAGTTCAGAATCCAACCCTTTCAACTCAACCTCCTACTGTTCAGAATCCAACCCTCTCAACTCAACCTCCTCCAGTTCAGAATCCAACCCTCTCAACTCAACCTCCTCCAGTTCAGTATCCAACCCTCTCAACTCAACCTCCTACAGTTCAGAATCCAACCCTCTCAACTCAACCTCCTCCAGTTCAGAATCCAACCCTCTCAACTCAACCTCCTACAGTTCAGAATCCAACCCTCTCAACTCAACCTCCTCCAGTTCAGAATCCAACCCTCTCAACCTCCTACA TTCAGAATCCAACCCTCTCAACTCAACCTCCTCCAGTTCAGAATCCAACCCTCTCAACTCAACCTCCTACAGTTCAGAATCCAACCCTCTCAACTCAACCTCCTCCAGTTCAGAATCCAACCCTCTCAACTCAACCTACAGTTCAGAATCCAACCCTCTCAACTCAACCTCCTCCAGTTCAGAATCCAACCCTCTCAACTCAACCTCCTCCAGTTCAGAATCCAACCCTCTCAACTCAACCTCCTACAGTTCAGAATCCAACCCTCTCAACTCAACCTCCTCCAGTTCAGAATCCAACCCTCTCAACTCAACCTCCTCCAGTTCAGAATCCAACCCTCTCAACTCAACCTCCTACAGTTCAGAATCCAACCCTCTCAACTCAACCTCCTACAGTTCAGAATCCAACCCTCTCAACTCAACCTCCTCCAGTTCAGAATCCAACCCTCTCAACTCAACCTCCTCCAGTTCAGAATCCAACCCTCTCAACTCAACCTACAGTTCAGAATCCAACCCTCTCAACTCAACCTCCAGTTCAGAATCCAACCCTCTCAACCTCCTACAGTTCAGAATCCAACCTTCTCAACTCAACCTCCTCCAGTTCAGAATCCAACCCTCTCAACTCAACCTCCTCCAGTTCAGAATCCAACCCTCTCAACTCAACCTCCTACA TTCAGAATCCAACCCTCTCAACTCAACCTCCTCCAGTTCAGAATCCAACCCTCTCAACTCAACCTACAGTTCAGAATCCAACCCTCTCAACTCAACCTCCTCCAGTTCAGAATCCAACCCTCTCAACTCAACCTCCTACAGTTCAGAATCCAACTCTCTCAACTCAACCTCCTCCAGTTCAGAATCCAACCCTCTCAACTCAACCTCCTCCAGTTCAGAATCCAACCCTCTCAACTCAACCTCCTCCAGTTCAGAATCCAACCCTCTCAACTCAACCTCCTACAGTTCAGAATCCAACCCTCTCAACTCAACCTCCTCCAGTTCAGAATCCAACCCTCTCAACTCAACCTCCTCCAGTTCAGAATCCAACCCTCTCAACTCAACCTCCTCCAGTTCAGAATCCAACCCTCTCAACTCAACCTCCTACAGTTCGGAATTTGATC